A window of the Streptomyces luomodiensis genome harbors these coding sequences:
- a CDS encoding SDR family oxidoreductase: protein MKTWLITGISSGFGRLMAEKLLAAGDRVAGTLRNLSAADDLKAQYGDRLWLATLDLTHTDEIRPTADAAWAAMGHIDVVVSNAGYGLLGAAEEVTDEQVRHQIDTNLLGAIQLVRAVLPHMREQGHGRILQLSSLGGQVTIPGSSLYHATKWGIEGFMETVAQEVAVFGIGCTIVEPGSARTDFRNRSAQVGPRIPAYDASPSRRINHLLDDTSLRSPGDPDKMVDAMIASVAVEPAPLRLTLGSDSYEHITRALTTRLAQLQAQRDVACSTDYADRENSPRFFQPDES from the coding sequence GTGAAAACCTGGCTCATCACCGGCATCAGCAGTGGCTTCGGCCGCCTGATGGCGGAAAAGCTGCTCGCTGCCGGCGATCGTGTCGCCGGCACACTGCGGAACCTCTCCGCCGCCGACGACCTCAAGGCGCAATACGGCGACCGGCTGTGGCTCGCCACTCTCGACCTGACACATACCGACGAGATCCGGCCGACGGCCGACGCCGCCTGGGCCGCGATGGGCCACATCGACGTGGTCGTCAGCAACGCCGGCTACGGGCTGCTGGGCGCCGCCGAGGAAGTCACCGACGAACAGGTCCGCCACCAGATCGACACCAATTTGCTCGGAGCGATCCAGCTCGTCCGCGCGGTCCTTCCGCACATGCGCGAACAGGGCCACGGCCGCATCCTCCAGCTCTCCAGCCTCGGAGGCCAGGTGACGATTCCCGGCAGCTCGCTCTATCACGCGACGAAGTGGGGCATCGAAGGGTTCATGGAGACGGTTGCGCAGGAGGTGGCCGTGTTCGGGATCGGCTGCACGATCGTCGAACCCGGCAGCGCGCGCACCGACTTCCGCAACAGAAGCGCGCAGGTCGGGCCCCGCATCCCCGCCTATGACGCCTCGCCTTCCCGCAGGATCAATCACCTCCTCGACGACACCTCGCTCCGCTCGCCGGGTGACCCGGACAAGATGGTCGACGCCATGATCGCCAGCGTCGCTGTGGAACCCGCCCCGCTGCGCCTCACTCTGGGCAGCGACAGCTACGAGCACATCACCCGCGCGCTGACCACCCGCCTGGCCCAGCTCCAGGCACAACGCGACGTGGCCTGCTCGACCGACTACGCAGACCGGGAAAACAGCCCACGCTTCTTCCAGCCGGACGAAAGCTGA
- a CDS encoding amidohydrolase family protein, whose protein sequence is MPQESEAIVSTEARGPATYDLVIRRTHVFDGRQALAGLYDVAINGGEIASVSAEPLRGRHEVDAAEGWVMPGLIDTHIHFYDVRAVSDPDSMRAFEENELPGKLGLFLDHGITTIKSVGDPTDGILDTRAKIAAGTLRGPRLLATGCGITGRDGHPAATVFSDNPWARERFTGEVDSVQQIRDLVHHLADRKVDAIKLLSEGACAHSGGPKYLWQNPAFPDGVELERLPLDLLRAGIEAGHERGLRVTVHTTQQAAAREAIKAGADGLEHGVTIEPLTDHSLIDLMLEHAITYTPTLWIDNAHPDAPGNLKKVAEAGVHIALGSDTFSGRGLYGANTLEEAELMVAAGMTPTQVLAAGTSGASRQCVRPDLGTVAPGKRADLLVLNADPTADIGNIRDLSMVILNGEIAVDKR, encoded by the coding sequence GTGCCCCAGGAATCCGAAGCAATCGTGAGCACCGAGGCTCGCGGCCCTGCGACCTACGACCTCGTGATCAGGCGCACACATGTCTTCGACGGCCGCCAGGCGCTCGCCGGTCTGTACGACGTCGCCATCAACGGCGGAGAGATCGCATCCGTCTCGGCCGAGCCGCTCAGGGGCAGACACGAGGTGGACGCGGCCGAAGGATGGGTCATGCCGGGCCTGATCGACACTCATATCCACTTCTACGACGTGCGCGCGGTCTCCGATCCGGACTCGATGCGGGCCTTCGAGGAGAATGAGCTTCCCGGAAAGCTCGGGCTGTTCCTCGATCACGGGATCACCACCATCAAGTCGGTGGGCGATCCGACGGACGGAATCCTGGACACGCGGGCCAAAATCGCCGCAGGCACGCTGCGAGGCCCGCGACTGTTGGCAACCGGTTGCGGCATCACCGGACGCGACGGGCACCCCGCCGCCACGGTCTTCAGCGACAACCCCTGGGCGCGCGAGCGCTTCACGGGAGAGGTCGACAGCGTGCAGCAGATCCGCGACCTGGTGCACCACCTCGCCGACCGCAAGGTGGACGCGATCAAACTCCTGTCGGAAGGCGCGTGCGCACATTCCGGCGGACCGAAGTACCTCTGGCAGAATCCCGCCTTCCCGGATGGTGTCGAGTTGGAACGGCTTCCCCTCGATCTCCTTCGAGCGGGGATCGAGGCCGGGCACGAGCGGGGCCTTCGGGTCACCGTCCACACCACCCAGCAGGCCGCGGCACGCGAGGCGATCAAGGCTGGAGCGGACGGCCTGGAGCACGGCGTCACCATCGAGCCCCTCACCGACCACTCGCTCATCGACCTGATGCTCGAACACGCCATCACCTACACGCCCACACTCTGGATCGACAATGCCCACCCGGACGCCCCTGGCAATCTCAAGAAGGTCGCTGAGGCCGGCGTGCACATCGCGCTGGGCAGCGACACCTTCAGCGGCCGGGGCCTATACGGAGCCAACACCCTGGAAGAGGCCGAACTCATGGTGGCGGCCGGGATGACGCCCACCCAGGTGCTGGCCGCAGGCACCAGCGGCGCCTCGCGGCAGTGCGTCCGCCCCGACCTCGGTACGGTGGCCCCCGGCAAGCGCGCCGACCTGCTCGTGCTGAACGCCGATCCCACCGCGGACATCGGCAACATCCGCGACCTCAGCATGGTGATCCTGAACGGCGAGATCGCCGTCGACAAGCGCTAG
- a CDS encoding Rrf2 family transcriptional regulator, whose product MAGLSSRSAVAIHALAMLAHRRGGSLTSAEIADSLDSNPVLVRRILGRLRDAHLVRSTEGRGGGWCLARAPRDITLYDAYAAVEEGQIFSRHTHPPSGACEVGRNIGDLLDAEFQNAERALEQQLGRTTIAGLLQQILASGGEPRDH is encoded by the coding sequence ATGGCGGGGCTCAGCAGCAGGAGCGCGGTCGCGATTCACGCGCTTGCGATGCTGGCGCACCGGCGTGGGGGCTCGTTGACTTCCGCGGAGATCGCGGACAGCCTTGACAGCAACCCGGTCCTCGTGCGGCGCATCCTCGGCCGCTTGCGAGACGCTCACCTGGTGCGGTCCACCGAAGGCCGAGGGGGCGGCTGGTGCCTTGCTCGCGCCCCGCGGGACATCACGCTCTATGACGCGTACGCCGCCGTCGAGGAGGGGCAGATCTTCTCGCGGCACACCCATCCGCCCAGCGGGGCGTGTGAGGTCGGCCGCAACATTGGCGACCTGCTTGACGCCGAGTTCCAGAACGCGGAGCGAGCTCTGGAGCAACAGCTCGGCAGGACGACGATCGCCGGCCTGCTGCAGCAGATACTGGCCTCCGGCGGCGAACCGAGGGATCACTGA
- a CDS encoding SpoIIE family protein phosphatase: protein MVTLRTVWATDLSRRHHTWQVIIEVSLIHRGGRTKPRDVVGHSLQHMSDPFLACDTDGRITYANVAAERVLGPTPSLVGRVLWETSPELRVPRVENLFRRSMASAAPLDLEARLPGEGRWHRIRLLPGPTGLNVLLSDIHEQRSREEERLRDEEATARRAARIGELTAVLARALTVDDVVEAVADQVLPPFGATGLIFECVEGDRMRVLGARGYPRDFLDHIEGVRLTRKTPIAAIMESRAPVFLSSYEEYRERFPDASESAFRRIKSAWVALPLIASGQPYGACVISFDEPHRFGEEERTLLTALGGLIGQAFERARLYDTAYSQAHELQRGMLPSTLPVRLAVSAAARFIPAGGTAVGGDWYDVLPLSAGRVALVVGDVMGHGLPEAATMGRLRTAVSTLAGIELPPDELLAHLNDLVTGLGDAYYATCLYAVYDPVTGMCTVARAGHPPPAIVHTDGTVHFPDSALNPPLGVATPPFETAEFPVPSGALLVLYTDGLIESRDRDFDHGMACLAETLTAAVASHPPGAETDLDALCDTVTQALRMEKQAGDDAALLIARVCHLTRESVACWQLPDGAVAAGRARELVREQLAAWHLDELSMTSELLVSELVGNVIRHARGPAELRLLRSDVLVCEVSDGSLTTPHIRRAAETDEGGRGLQLVEALSHRWGARYGRTGKCIWAEQLLPSQAQPSEELPPGTTCMDGLFDVPVAESEMRGPHPPCP from the coding sequence GTGGTCACACTCCGCACGGTGTGGGCGACCGACCTCTCCCGCCGACACCACACCTGGCAGGTGATCATTGAAGTGAGCCTGATACACCGCGGCGGCAGGACCAAGCCTCGGGACGTGGTCGGCCACTCCCTCCAGCACATGAGCGACCCGTTCCTCGCCTGCGACACCGATGGGCGTATCACTTACGCGAACGTCGCGGCAGAGCGCGTACTCGGCCCCACCCCCTCCCTCGTGGGCCGTGTGCTGTGGGAGACGAGCCCGGAGCTGCGCGTTCCGCGCGTGGAGAATCTCTTTCGGCGGTCCATGGCGAGTGCCGCGCCGCTCGATCTCGAGGCGCGGCTGCCCGGGGAGGGGCGCTGGCATCGCATTCGGCTGCTCCCCGGGCCCACCGGCCTGAACGTCCTCCTCAGCGACATCCACGAGCAGCGCTCGCGGGAGGAGGAACGTCTCCGTGACGAGGAGGCCACCGCCAGGCGAGCGGCCCGTATCGGCGAGCTGACCGCGGTCCTCGCCCGGGCTCTGACCGTGGACGATGTCGTCGAAGCCGTGGCCGACCAGGTGCTGCCCCCGTTCGGGGCGACGGGGCTGATATTCGAGTGCGTGGAAGGCGACCGGATGCGGGTGCTCGGCGCCAGGGGTTACCCGCGTGACTTCCTCGACCACATCGAGGGTGTCCGGCTCACCAGGAAGACCCCGATCGCGGCGATCATGGAATCGCGGGCACCGGTCTTCCTCTCCTCCTACGAGGAATACCGCGAGCGCTTCCCCGATGCGTCGGAGAGCGCATTCCGGCGCATCAAGAGCGCCTGGGTCGCGCTCCCGCTCATCGCTTCGGGGCAGCCCTACGGCGCGTGCGTCATTTCCTTCGACGAACCGCACCGCTTCGGCGAGGAAGAGCGCACCTTGCTCACCGCCCTGGGCGGATTGATCGGGCAGGCGTTCGAGCGGGCCCGGCTGTACGACACCGCGTACAGCCAAGCCCATGAGCTGCAACGCGGCATGCTCCCCAGCACGCTTCCCGTCCGGCTCGCGGTGTCCGCCGCGGCGCGCTTCATCCCGGCCGGCGGCACGGCGGTGGGCGGCGACTGGTACGACGTGCTTCCGCTCTCCGCCGGACGGGTCGCGCTCGTGGTCGGGGACGTGATGGGCCACGGCCTGCCGGAAGCGGCCACCATGGGCAGATTGCGCACGGCGGTCAGCACCCTGGCGGGCATCGAACTCCCCCCGGATGAGCTGCTGGCCCACCTCAACGACCTCGTGACCGGGCTGGGCGACGCGTACTACGCCACATGCCTCTACGCCGTCTACGACCCCGTGACCGGAATGTGCACCGTCGCGCGTGCCGGACACCCGCCCCCGGCGATCGTGCACACCGATGGCACGGTCCATTTCCCCGACAGCGCTCTGAACCCTCCGCTCGGCGTCGCGACGCCGCCGTTCGAGACCGCCGAGTTCCCCGTGCCCAGCGGTGCCCTGTTGGTGCTCTACACCGACGGTCTGATCGAGTCGCGCGACCGGGACTTCGATCACGGCATGGCTTGCCTCGCCGAGACGCTGACGGCCGCCGTGGCCTCGCACCCGCCGGGTGCCGAGACAGACCTGGACGCTCTGTGTGACACGGTCACCCAGGCGCTGCGTATGGAGAAACAGGCCGGCGATGACGCGGCGCTGCTGATCGCCCGAGTGTGTCACCTCACGCGCGAGAGCGTGGCCTGCTGGCAATTGCCGGACGGCGCCGTCGCGGCAGGGCGGGCCCGTGAACTGGTCCGGGAGCAACTGGCCGCCTGGCATCTGGACGAGCTCAGCATGACCAGTGAGCTGCTGGTCAGTGAGCTGGTGGGCAATGTGATCCGGCATGCTCGCGGCCCTGCCGAGCTGCGCCTGCTCCGCAGTGATGTGCTGGTCTGCGAGGTGTCCGACGGGAGTCTGACCACGCCGCACATCCGCCGGGCGGCGGAGACGGACGAGGGCGGTCGCGGACTGCAACTGGTGGAGGCGCTTTCTCATCGCTGGGGCGCCCGCTACGGCCGCACCGGCAAGTGCATCTGGGCCGAGCAACTGCTGCCCTCCCAGGCTCAGCCCTCCGAAGAGCTGCCGCCGGGGACGACGTGCATGGATGGTCTCTTCGACGTCCCCGTTGCCGAGAGCGAGATGCGTGGCCCACATCCACCCTGCCCCTGA
- a CDS encoding MarR family winged helix-turn-helix transcriptional regulator, with the protein MTSEPTRTGATEAGDGGPVSQTLARVSRLHRLSGGKLLRPTGLCSGQEFMMMALWREGSVRQSELVKMLDLDPSTVTLMLRRLEQGGHVVRTRDPQDRRVMLVRASAESYALRPKVAQAWAHLEERTLDGLDDEEREAFARILSKIEKNLASTDDG; encoded by the coding sequence ATGACCTCAGAGCCCACGCGGACCGGCGCGACGGAGGCCGGAGACGGCGGCCCCGTCAGCCAGACCCTGGCCCGCGTTTCCCGCTTGCACCGCCTCTCCGGCGGCAAGCTGCTGCGCCCCACCGGCCTCTGCTCCGGCCAGGAATTCATGATGATGGCCCTGTGGAGGGAGGGGTCGGTGCGCCAATCGGAGCTGGTGAAGATGCTCGACCTGGACCCGTCGACCGTGACCTTGATGCTGCGACGGCTGGAACAGGGCGGACATGTCGTCCGCACCCGCGACCCGCAGGACCGGCGCGTCATGCTGGTCCGGGCCTCGGCGGAGAGCTACGCCCTGCGGCCCAAGGTGGCGCAGGCGTGGGCGCACCTGGAGGAGCGCACCCTGGACGGGCTCGACGACGAAGAACGCGAAGCGTTCGCCAGGATCCTCTCGAAGATCGAAAAAAACCTCGCCTCCACTGACGACGGCTGA
- a CDS encoding alkene reductase, with the protein MTTAFDPIDLSGLRLRNRVVMPGMGRARAFGPGNTATDSMVTYYAQRATAGLIITEGSQPSVVGQGFPNTPGLHSTEQIAAWRRVTDAVHAEGGTIFAQISHVGRVGDPGLLPDGLVQVAPSAVAAPGQLFTLDGMKDFTTPRELTSQEVRETIADFAQAARNAIEAGFDGVELHAAYGYLLHQFLAPNSNLRTDEWGGSVEGRVRFAAEVAAAVSEAIGAQRTGIRVSPGTGYNGVEEPDPEPTYVHLVRRLSEIGLAYLHVVENSRDLTGILRKEFSGAFILNPATDGFTSAEELALIEDGTADMISFGALFLANPDLPARLRAGGPYNTPDQTTYYGGTDKGYIDYPYLTS; encoded by the coding sequence GTGACCACAGCATTCGATCCGATCGACCTCTCCGGACTGCGCCTGCGCAACCGCGTCGTCATGCCCGGAATGGGGCGCGCCCGCGCCTTCGGACCCGGCAATACGGCCACCGACTCGATGGTGACGTACTACGCGCAGCGGGCCACGGCCGGACTGATCATCACCGAGGGGTCCCAGCCGTCGGTCGTCGGCCAGGGCTTCCCCAACACCCCGGGGCTGCACAGTACCGAGCAGATCGCCGCCTGGCGCCGCGTCACCGACGCGGTGCACGCCGAGGGCGGCACGATCTTCGCCCAGATCTCGCACGTCGGCAGGGTCGGCGACCCCGGCCTCCTGCCCGACGGACTGGTCCAGGTCGCTCCCTCGGCCGTCGCCGCGCCCGGCCAGTTGTTCACCTTGGACGGGATGAAGGACTTCACCACCCCGCGCGAGCTGACCTCCCAGGAAGTGCGGGAGACGATCGCGGACTTCGCCCAGGCGGCGCGCAACGCCATCGAGGCGGGGTTCGACGGGGTCGAACTGCACGCCGCCTACGGCTACTTGCTCCACCAGTTCCTCGCTCCCAACTCCAATCTGCGCACCGATGAGTGGGGCGGCTCCGTGGAAGGCCGGGTCCGGTTCGCCGCGGAGGTGGCCGCGGCCGTGTCCGAGGCCATCGGAGCACAGCGCACCGGGATACGGGTGTCGCCCGGAACCGGCTACAACGGCGTGGAAGAGCCCGACCCCGAGCCCACATACGTCCATCTCGTCCGCCGGCTGAGCGAGATCGGTCTGGCCTATCTGCACGTCGTCGAGAACTCGCGCGATCTGACCGGCATCCTCCGCAAGGAGTTCTCCGGAGCCTTCATCCTCAACCCCGCGACGGACGGATTCACCAGCGCGGAGGAGCTGGCGCTCATCGAGGATGGCACGGCCGACATGATTTCCTTCGGCGCGCTGTTCCTCGCCAACCCCGACCTGCCCGCGCGTCTGCGAGCGGGCGGGCCGTACAACACACCCGACCAGACGACCTACTACGGCGGCACCGACAAGGGATACATCGACTACCCCTACCTGACCAGCTGA
- a CDS encoding alpha/beta hydrolase translates to MHHLTTWEEGTMDPFPHPSELLATPIDSDPLAPRSLTEPYAVDALPGARSYLNVAYAVVMGWRPLLLDLHVPVAGPGPYPVVVYAHGGSWLGGSKAIGPWHSLPARGIAVASVGYRLAGEARFPDPAEDIRAAIRWVRAQAQRFLLDGSRIAGWGSSAGAYLMTMAALAGDGPLGRPVGDAQQVSSRLSAVIDHYGAADLARLEEDAFENTEQEIDSLFAVVRQLLGFDPRHAPDLAADADPLVLAERSGEKPPFLIMHGDRDHRVGLAQSRRLYEGLDAAGIPAELVVVPGADHMAPEFSTPERVEEVVRFLTRVWRRRA, encoded by the coding sequence ATGCATCATCTGACCACCTGGGAGGAAGGAACCATGGACCCGTTCCCGCACCCGTCGGAGCTGTTGGCGACGCCCATCGACAGTGACCCCTTGGCGCCAAGGTCGTTGACCGAGCCGTATGCCGTCGACGCCCTCCCAGGAGCCCGGAGCTATCTCAACGTGGCCTACGCCGTCGTGATGGGCTGGCGTCCCCTCCTGCTCGACCTGCACGTCCCGGTGGCGGGACCCGGGCCGTACCCGGTGGTCGTCTACGCCCACGGCGGCAGCTGGCTCGGCGGGTCCAAGGCGATCGGACCGTGGCATTCGCTGCCCGCGCGGGGCATCGCGGTCGCCTCGGTCGGTTACCGCCTCGCGGGCGAGGCGCGGTTCCCGGACCCGGCCGAGGACATCCGGGCGGCGATCCGCTGGGTCAGGGCGCAGGCCCAGCGGTTCCTGCTCGACGGCAGCCGGATCGCGGGGTGGGGCAGCTCCGCGGGTGCCTACCTCATGACCATGGCCGCCCTGGCGGGGGACGGGCCCCTGGGCCGTCCGGTGGGCGACGCCCAGCAGGTGTCCAGCAGGCTGTCGGCAGTCATCGACCACTACGGCGCCGCCGACCTGGCCCGTCTGGAGGAGGACGCGTTCGAGAACACGGAGCAGGAGATCGACTCGCTGTTCGCCGTCGTGCGCCAGCTTCTGGGATTCGACCCGCGCCACGCACCCGACCTGGCGGCTGACGCCGATCCCTTGGTCCTCGCCGAGCGCAGCGGCGAGAAGCCGCCGTTTCTGATCATGCATGGCGATCGCGACCACCGGGTGGGTCTCGCCCAGAGCCGCCGCCTGTACGAGGGCCTCGACGCGGCGGGGATACCCGCGGAGCTGGTCGTCGTGCCTGGCGCGGACCACATGGCACCGGAATTCTCCACGCCGGAGAGGGTGGAGGAAGTCGTGCGGTTCCTGACCCGTGTCTGGCGACGCCGAGCCTGA
- a CDS encoding GntR family transcriptional regulator, whose amino-acid sequence MGARGNSSDSSQVSLGNVRQRTAHETVVEALRHAILSGELPGGTRLVQSELADRLGLSITPVREAIRQLATEGLIQLDSYRGAVVLTPAEEEMREVYDLLLTLTPMAARRAAERITEVELEQARSLAREMARTEDVAGWVLLHRSFHLVLYGAARSPRLLSIVTSLSDAAAPQIALSLREDASSRPWIDAGHAHLVDSFASGDPERAVEAMLDHLQSHKRSALGGSAEGG is encoded by the coding sequence ATGGGTGCCCGCGGTAACTCCTCCGACTCCTCGCAGGTTTCGCTGGGAAACGTCAGGCAGAGGACGGCCCACGAAACGGTTGTCGAGGCTCTGCGCCACGCCATCCTCTCCGGTGAGCTGCCCGGCGGCACACGACTGGTGCAGTCCGAACTGGCGGACCGTCTCGGGCTCAGCATCACTCCCGTACGCGAAGCGATACGGCAGTTGGCGACCGAAGGGCTGATCCAGCTCGACTCCTACCGCGGGGCCGTGGTCCTGACACCCGCCGAGGAGGAGATGCGCGAGGTCTACGACCTCCTGCTCACCCTCACCCCGATGGCGGCGCGCAGGGCCGCCGAGCGGATCACCGAGGTGGAACTGGAGCAGGCCCGCTCGCTGGCCCGCGAAATGGCGCGCACCGAGGACGTCGCCGGCTGGGTGCTCCTCCACCGCAGCTTTCACCTCGTCCTGTACGGCGCCGCCCGCTCGCCTCGGCTGCTGTCGATCGTCACCAGTCTGTCCGACGCGGCCGCTCCGCAGATCGCCCTGTCCCTCAGGGAAGACGCGTCCAGCAGACCCTGGATCGACGCCGGGCACGCGCATCTGGTCGACAGCTTCGCGAGCGGGGATCCCGAGCGGGCGGTGGAGGCCATGCTCGACCATCTCCAGTCCCACAAGCGAAGCGCGCTGGGGGGATCCGCAGAGGGGGGCTAG
- a CDS encoding helix-turn-helix domain-containing protein: MGSQSTRDAWESFQSGEAATVRPQILTSWRRARSNGIDPQRLELTHADIDAQSPFVRAAKPVLLKMADLLVGSSTSLALADADGTLAWRWESERTLSRALDRAEFEPGSRVGEPVAGTNGIGMAQMTNRTSLVIGAEHYKEPWHAWACVASPVMDPISRRVFGAVNVACRAEDANHLLQVAARTLVDGITATLREAATARQRRMLNTHLSYCGPAAGPVVTIDQRTMIVDNAPTELQLDRAELWSIVVAAGPSATEVALHDGWSARLHPVTQGRLHDGVVLVLERDRRDSCAKHHGISPLATLSPLEQAEFKVINETLAECGGNKSEAAARLGISRGTLYHRVRRYRLG; the protein is encoded by the coding sequence ATGGGATCACAGAGCACCAGGGATGCGTGGGAGAGCTTCCAGTCGGGAGAGGCCGCGACCGTCCGTCCGCAGATCCTCACCTCATGGCGCCGGGCACGGAGCAATGGCATCGACCCACAACGGCTGGAACTCACCCACGCGGACATCGACGCGCAGTCCCCGTTCGTGCGGGCCGCCAAGCCGGTGTTGCTCAAGATGGCCGACCTGCTGGTCGGGAGCTCGACATCACTGGCACTCGCGGACGCCGACGGAACCCTGGCCTGGCGGTGGGAGTCCGAACGTACGTTGTCGCGGGCCCTGGACCGGGCCGAGTTCGAGCCCGGTTCGCGGGTGGGCGAGCCGGTGGCGGGGACGAATGGGATCGGCATGGCGCAGATGACCAACCGCACCTCGCTCGTCATCGGCGCGGAGCACTACAAAGAGCCGTGGCACGCGTGGGCCTGTGTCGCCTCGCCCGTGATGGACCCGATCAGCCGCCGCGTCTTCGGCGCGGTCAACGTGGCCTGTCGCGCCGAAGACGCCAACCACCTGCTGCAGGTCGCCGCCCGGACCCTCGTCGACGGGATCACCGCCACGCTGCGCGAGGCGGCCACCGCCCGCCAGCGACGCATGCTCAATACGCACCTCTCTTATTGCGGCCCCGCCGCCGGCCCCGTGGTCACCATCGACCAGAGGACCATGATCGTCGACAATGCGCCGACGGAACTCCAACTGGACCGGGCCGAGTTGTGGTCGATCGTGGTGGCCGCGGGCCCGTCGGCCACCGAGGTCGCCCTGCACGACGGCTGGAGCGCCCGCCTCCACCCGGTCACCCAGGGACGCCTCCACGACGGAGTCGTGCTCGTCCTCGAGCGCGACCGACGGGACAGCTGCGCCAAGCACCACGGAATCTCGCCCCTGGCCACGCTGAGCCCCCTCGAGCAGGCGGAGTTCAAGGTCATCAACGAGACCCTCGCGGAATGCGGCGGCAACAAGTCCGAGGCCGCGGCCCGCCTCGGAATCTCCAGGGGCACGCTCTACCACCGCGTCCGGCGCTACCGGCTCGGCTGA
- a CDS encoding cupin domain-containing protein, whose translation MDFKVAWDGAVTLVRPEQEELAKQHVNALFGVNGITTPSKHLCLIVTSLRPGEKSAAHYHIDHESALYGISGSVHFFWGNDLEHEVIVGEGDFLYIPPFCPHVSYNRSRTVTASFATARTDALEQERVFLLPELDDRVADRVSYVD comes from the coding sequence ATGGACTTCAAGGTTGCCTGGGACGGAGCTGTGACCCTGGTCCGCCCGGAACAGGAGGAACTGGCGAAGCAGCACGTCAACGCGCTCTTCGGGGTGAACGGCATCACCACCCCGTCGAAGCACCTGTGCCTGATCGTGACCTCCCTCCGGCCGGGCGAGAAGTCGGCCGCGCACTATCACATCGACCACGAGTCGGCCCTCTACGGGATCAGTGGCAGCGTGCATTTCTTCTGGGGTAACGACCTGGAACACGAGGTGATCGTGGGCGAGGGAGACTTCCTGTACATCCCGCCGTTCTGCCCGCACGTTTCCTACAACCGCAGTCGGACGGTCACCGCCTCGTTCGCCACCGCGCGTACCGACGCGCTCGAGCAGGAACGCGTTTTCCTTCTGCCTGAGCTCGACGACCGGGTTGCGGACCGCGTCTCGTACGTCGACTGA